The Manihot esculenta cultivar AM560-2 chromosome 1, M.esculenta_v8, whole genome shotgun sequence genome has a window encoding:
- the LOC110612598 gene encoding DExH-box ATP-dependent RNA helicase DExH8, whose protein sequence is MAASSSPTSSCSSSYASPFLQPEFSSLPVMSLRKKIVEKIRENRVTLIVGETGCGKSSQIPQFLLEENMEPIICTQPRRFAVVAVAKMVAKARNCELGGEVGYHIGHSKLFSERSKIIFKTAGVLLEEMKEKGLNALKYKVIILDEVHERSIESDLVLVCVKQFLLKNNDLRVVLMSATADFGRYRDYFKDLGRDERVEVLAIPSSNQQALFQKKVSYLEQITEFLGISSELLATRYCSGPDPSMAAADIKPEVHKLIHDLIVHIHDNEVDIEKGILVFLPTYRDLEQQWCLLKPLSSCFKVHILHRSVDTEQALMAMKIWKSRRKVILATNIAESSVTIPKVAYVIDSCRSLQVFWDSTKKMDAAELVWVSKSQANQRKGRTGRTCDGQIYRLVTGSFFNKLQEHESPAILRLSLRQQVLMMCCAVSKAINDPRGLLQKVLDPPHPQVVEDALDILVHISALARTSTRGRYYEPTFYGRLLASFSLSFDASVLLLKFGDIGLLREGILIAILMDAQPLPILHPFGEEHLFTEYTFRYFGGDCNNIVKIGRKEMVLIGNLCAYQFWQRVFKDKHRLEHLKRLSKFDEMKAVTPLLLKIEEEWCSFHNLVQSSLHQVSETYEDVLDSLHRFRPRFLAKCDGLPTYYDPYEFGHVCLLESQRHEDEVVIAADDEHNEPSNETKKCCAIPFVASGHFQTINVAEKLSLIVKEIRVQLTENASGKHSSYTEADASRVNGEAPLCVYFINGSCNKGSQCLFSHSLQAKVPTCKYFFSLQGCRNGESCFFSHDLGSSTSFSLTSTLPEEDDYSAASLLHLFPTSSDGCILLLDDIDLHFTSNIAHHYDASKIISTTCMSETAISYPSLEGARILWGLHHPQQTIVCSAGRNPIPWNEIKCILWFPNLDGNVENLERDRILVQNFFEHLAIRIIADSLYELQIIITMNNIRFSLLQVEKLGRDSFFFLRESFPFDEASFGELSDVLTTRTPMLASKPISYVFDLQPPTDIQFDDYAATLRKCLHDINGLTERIELLCL, encoded by the exons ATGGCGGCTTCATCTTCTCCAACGTCCTCGTGTAGCTCCTCGTATGCTTCTCCATTTTTACAACCGGAGTTCTCGTCTCTCCCGGTGATGTCGCTCAGAAAGAAAATCGTCGAGAAAATCAGGGAAAATCGTGTCACCCTCATAGTCGGCGAGACTGGCTGTG GAAAGAGCTCCCAAATCCCACAGTTTCTTCTGGAAGAAAACATGGAACCCATCATATGCACACAACCCAGGAGATTTGCTGTTGTTGCTGTTGCTAAAATGGTTGCAAAAGCTCGTAACTGTGAGCTGGGAGGAGAGGTTGGGTATCATATAGGCCACTCAAAGCTATTCTCAGAAAG ATCAAAGATTATCTTCAAAACAGCTGGTGTTTTgttagaagaaatgaaagaaaaggggCTGAATGCACTCAAATACAAAGTTATCATTCTTGATGAAGTGCATGAAAGATCCATTGAATCTGATCTTGTTCTCGTCTGTGTAAAGCAGTTTCTGTTAAAGAACAATGACTTGAG GGTGGTATTGATGTCTGCAACTGCTGATTTTGGAAGATACCGTGATTATTTTAAAGATCTTGGCAGGGATGAAAGAGTTGAAGTGCTTGCGATCCCTAGCTCCAACCAGCAAGCCCTTTTTCAGAAAAAAGTTTCATATCTTGAGCAG ATAACTGAATTTCTTGGAATAAGTTCAGAGTTATTGGCTACTAGATACTGTTCAGGACCAGACCCTTCCATGGCAGCTGCTGATATTAAACCAGAAGTACATAAGCTCATACATGATTTAATAGTGCATATCCATGATAATGAAGTGGATATTGAAAAGGGCATTTTGGTTTTCCTTCCTACATACCGTGACTTGGAACAGCAGTGGTGCCTTCTGAAGCCACTTAGTTCATGTTTTAAAGTTCACATTTTACATCGAAGTGTTGACACTGAACAAGCTCTCATGGCTATGAAAATCTGGAAATCACGTCGTAAG GTGATATTGGCCACAAATATTGCAGAATCTTCTGTGACAATACCCAAAGTAGCATATGTCATTGATTCCTGCCGATCTTTGCAAGTTTTTTGGGATTCTACAAAGAAAATGGACGCTGCAGAGCTTGTTTGGGTTTCTAAATCTCAG GCTAACCAACGTAAAGGCAGAACTGGTAGAACCTGTGATGGTCAGATTTATCGGTTGGTCACAGGATCATTTTTCAACAAGCTTCAGGAACATGAGTCTCCAGCTATACTCAGGTTATCATTACGGCAACAAGTCCTTATGATGTGCTGTGCTGTATCTAAAGCCATTAATGATCCCAGGG GCTTGTTGCAAAAAGTTCTGGATCCTCCTCATCCTCAAGTAGTTGAAGATGCACTAGACATACTTGTTCATATAAGTGCACTGGCTAGGACCTCTACAAGAGGCCGGTATTATGAGCCTACATTTTATGGGCGGTTGCTTGCTAGCTTCTCATTATCCTTCGATGCCTCAGTTCTTCTACTCAAATTTGGAGATATTGGATTGTTGCGTGAAGGCATTCTGATTGCTATATTGATGGATGCACAACCACTACCAATTCTTCACCCTTTTGGAGAAGAACATTTG TTTACAGAGTACACTTTCCGCTACTTCGGTGGTGATTGTAACAACATTGTGAAAATTGGTCGAAAAGAGATGGTATTAATTGGAAACTTGTGCGCATATCAGTTTTGGCAACGTGTTTTTAAG GATAAGCACCGTCTTGAACACCTGAAACGGCTTTCTAAATTTGACGAAATGAAAGCTGTGACACCACTGCTACTGAAGATTGAAGAAGAATGGTGCTCATTCCATAACCTTGTGCAGTCATCACTACATCAAGTGTCAGAGACAT ATGAAGATGTACTAGATTCACTGCACCGTTTTCGGCCCAGATTTCTGGCTAAATGTGATGGCCTACCAACGTACTATGATCCTTATGAATTTGGCCATGTGTGTCTTCTAGAATCTCAGAGACATGAAGATGAGGTTGTTATTGCTGCTGATGATGAACACAATGAACCATCTAACGAAACGAAAAAATGTTGTGCTATACCATTTGTTGCTTCTGGTCACTTTCAGACTATTAATGTGGCTGAAAAGTTGTCACTCATTGTCAAAGAG ATAAGAGTTCAATTGACAGAAAATGCATCTGGTAAGCATTCTAGCTACACCGAAGCTGATGCATCTCGAGTAAATGGGGAGGCGCCTTTATgtgtatattttataaatggatCCTGCAACAAGGGCAGTCAATGCTTATTTTCTCATTCACTTCAAGCAAAAGTACCTACTTGCAAATACTTTTTCTCTTTGCAG GGTTGTCGAAATGGAGAGTCATGCTTCTTTTCCCATGATTTGGGTTCATCAACATCATTTAGCCTGACTTCAACCCTGCCAGAGGAGGATGACTACAGTGCTGCCTCCCTTCTTCATTTGTTTCCAACATCTTCAGATGGATGCATTCTTCTTTTAGATGATATTGATTTGCATTTCACCTCAAACATAGCGCATCACTATGATGCCTCCAAAATAATATCCACAACATGCATGTCTGAAACTGCTATAAGTTATCCATCATTGGAAGGTGCCCGAATTTTATGGGGTCTCCATCACCCGCAGCAGACAATTGTTTGTAGTGCTGGGAGGAATCCCATTCCATGGAATGAAATTAAGTGCATACTATGGTTCCCCAATTTAGATGGCAATGTTGAAAATTTGGAGAGGGATAGAATTCTTGTGCAGAATTTCTTTGAACATTTAGCCATCAGAATTATAGCTGATTCCTTGTATGAACTGCAAATTATCATCACTATGAACAATATTAGATTTTCGCTGTTACAG GTGGAAAAGTTGGGCAGAGACAGCTTCTTTTTCCTCAGAGAGTCCTTTCCATTTGATGAAGCAAGCTTTGGGGAGCTATCAGATGTACTCACAACTAGGACGCCAATGTTGGCGTCAAAGCCTATATCATACGTCTTTGACTTGCAGCCACCTACTGATATTCAGTTTGATGACTATGCAGCCACTCTTCGCAAATGTCTGCATGATATTAACGGATTGACTGAGAGGATTGAGCTGCTTTGTTTATGA